The window AATAAATAAGATCCCATAAACCATCATCGTTTATTTTAACTTTATAAAATGCAAATACCAAACCTTGTGCATAATGCTTCTTTAACGAAAGAGGCGAAACAAATGTCACAGCATCCTTTTCTCCCAGAAAGTAAGTGGTCTTTGCCTCATCCGTGGTCAGAAGATTAGTTTTTGAAAATTTCTGCGCATATAAGGAAGAAGATTGTTGCCAGAAAAAATCATAGGCAGCCTTTTCTCTGGTAGAATCATTAAACCACTCTTCCTCCCTACCCATTGAAAACAGTCCGATTCTTATTGCATAGGCCCCTGACAGAATCAATAGAGTGCCGATAAAAATGGCTATGAGGAGTTCGAATAATGTGAAACCATGCTTGTGCTGAGTGAAGCAGTGTGTGGCCTCAGAAGTTTTGCCGACTGTTTGATGATTCTCCATGCACATCCTTTTCGCCGTCTTCCCGGTCCAATTCCGATGCTGAATCCTCCTCTGTATCCGAAAAAAACAGCGTGTT of the Candidatus Brocadiaceae bacterium genome contains:
- a CDS encoding prepilin-type N-terminal cleavage/methylation domain-containing protein; this translates as MENHQTVGKTSEATHCFTQHKHGFTLFELLIAIFIGTLLILSGAYAIRIGLFSMGREEEWFNDSTREKAAYDFFWQQSSSLYAQKFSKTNLLTTDEAKTTYFLGEKDAVTFVSPLSLKKHYAQGLVFAFYKVKINDDGLWDLIYSEKRVHPTAVKKIAEEFQSIFIAEDDEILFFKDCDKIVFAYLDVLEEASQNGNSLVANKLSAEIIQGTDLLWKEKIIEKIPVAIKLSISKNGEDQEFLSPIMAMYSFLVYGQ